One genomic segment of Misgurnus anguillicaudatus chromosome 25, ASM2758022v2, whole genome shotgun sequence includes these proteins:
- the trim55b gene encoding tripartite motif-containing protein 55b isoform X1, with product MDSLEKQLICPICLELFTKPVVILPCQHNLCRKCANDIYQSSNPYLPTRGGTSMSGGRFRCPSCRHEVIMDRHGVYGLQRNLLVENIIDMYKQQYISNSSRPSPESKVDQPMCEVHEDEKINIYCLTCGVPTCSMCKVFGSHKDCEVAPLDSVFQTKKTELTDGIAMMVSNNDRIQGIISQLEETCRTIEENGRRQKSQVCEKFDHLYAILEDRKREMNLKVAGEKEEKLNYINGLRKKYGDHLDSMTKIMETGIQTLEEPEMAVFLKNAKSLFQKITEVSNTSHLERVERGYESMDHYSVSFKKEGRALRNIDFANEDEEEDDDDDDEDEAAVDSGPRAEQTALGGPDTLGNLDEPLPPLLPPQTPNKQTKTSTTSS from the exons ATGGACAGCTTAGAAAAGCAGCTCATTTGTCCCATTTGTCTGGAATTGTTCACCAAACCCGTTGTGATTCTTCCTTGTCAACACAATCTCTGTCGGAAATGTGCTAATGACATTTACCAG TCTTCAAATCCATACCTTCCTACTAGAGGAGGCACATCGATGTCAGGTGGCCGTTTCAGGTGTCCGTCCTGCCGGCATGAAGTTATAATGGATCGCCATGGGGTCTACGGTCTGCAGAGAAATCTTCTGGTGGAAAACATCATTGACATGTACAAACAGCAGTACATCAG TAACAGCAGCAGACCATCTCCTGAGAGCAAGGTTGACCAGCCGATGTGTGAGGTCCATGAAGACGAGAAAATCAACATCTACTGCCTGACCTGCGGTGTCCCCACTTGTTCTATGTGTAAAGTGTTTGGCTCTCATAAGGACTGTGAAGTGGCTCCCCTTGACAGCGTATTCCAgacaaaaaag ACAGAGCTCACGGATGGAATAGCAATGATGGTGAGCAATAATGACAGGATCCAAGGCATCATCAGTCAGTTAGAGGAGACCTGCAGGACCATAGAG GAAAATGGAAGGCGACAAAAATCCCAGGTGTGTGAAAAGTTCGACCACTTGTACGCTATCCTGGAGGACAGGAAAAGAGAGATGAACCTGAAAGTGGCCGGTGAAAAGGAAGAGAAATTAAACTATATCAATGGCCTCAGAAAGAAGTACGGAGATCATCTGGATTCCATGACCAAAATCATGGAGACAGGAATCCAAACACTGGAAGAACCAGAGATGGCTGTTTTCTTAAAG AATGCCAAATCCCTCTTTCAGAA AATTACAGAGGTATCGAATACCTCTCACCTGGAGAGAGTAGAGCGTGGATATGAGAGCATGGATCATTATTCTGTGAGCTTCAAGAAAGAGGGCAGGGCCCTACGCAATATTGACTTTGCCAATG AAGATGAAGAAGAggacgatgatgatgatgatgaagacgaGGCTGCGGTTGATTCCGGACCCCGGGCAGAACAGACAGCCTTAGGGGGACCGGACACACTAGGCAATTTGGACGAACCTCTACCTCCCCTCCTGCCTCCACAAaccccaaacaaacaaacaaaaacatctaCCACATCATCCTAA
- the crhb gene encoding corticotropin releasing hormone b isoform X1: MRDTCRCPCLYKCKLEPFFEEVLKVTTWAATGRHPRLAKLKNHPRIISITHTTGSFRHFFDMKLNVLVTTVALLVAFPSPYECRAIDSNQPGMDPDGERQSPPLLARLGEEYFIRLGNRNLNSPRSSPDDYSEPSQYPKRALQLQLTQRLLEGKVGNIGRLDGTYALRALDSVERERRSEEPPISLDLTFHLLREVLEMARAEQMAQQAHSNRKMMEIFGK; the protein is encoded by the exons ATGCGTGACACTTGTCGCTGCCCGTGCCTATATAAATGCAAACTCGAGCCTTTCTTTGAAGAAGTCCTAAAAGTGACAACTTGGGCAGCAACTGGAAGACACCCGCGTCTCGCAAAGTTAAAAAACCATCCAAGGATAATATCAATTACGCATACCACAG GTTCATTTCGACACTTTTTTGACATGAAGCTCAATGTCCTCGTCACCACCGTGGCTCTGCTCGTTGCCTTTCCATCACCGTATGAATGTAGAGCCATCGACAGCAACCAGCCAGGCATGGACCCAGATGGAGAACGACAGTCACCGCCACTTTTGGCGCGCCTTGGAGAGGAGTACTTCATCCGGCTCGGTAACAGAAATCTGAATTCCCCTCGGTCCTCACCAGACGATTATTCCGAGCCATCCCAGTATCCCAAACGAGCACTGCAGCTCCAGTTAACGCAGCGTCTGTTGGAGGGGAAAGTTGGAAACATCGGCCGCCTAGATGGCACTTACGCGCTTCGAGCGCTCGACTCAGTGGAAAGAGAGCGCAGGTCCGAGGAGCCACCGATTTCCCTGGACCTGACCTTTCATCTGCTCCGAGAAGTACTAGAGATGGCCAGAGCCGAGCAAATGGCCCAGCAAGCTCACAGCAACCGCAAAATGATGGAAATATTCGGGAAGTAA
- the dnajc5b gene encoding dnaJ homolog subfamily C member 5, producing MAEQRQRALSTSGEALYQVLGLDKNCTHDDIKRSYRKLALKYHPDKNPENPDATDKFKELNNAHTVLSDSTKRNIYDKYGSLGLYVSQQFGEENVNTYFMLSSWWAKGLFAICGLLTGCYFCCCLCCCFNCCCGKCKPHTPGEDDQELYVSPEDLEEQIRTDNEKDGDTPIVLQPTNASEKTQLIGDGHRTYT from the exons ATGGCTGAACAAAGGCAACGTGCGCTTTCCACATCCGGAGAGGCTCTGTACCAGGTACTTGGTCTTGACAAGAACTGTACCCATGATGACATCAAGAGATCCTACAG GAAGCTTGCTTTGAAATATCATCCTGACAAGAATCCAGAGAACCCTGATGCCACCGACAAATTCAAAGAGCTCAACAATGCACATACAGTTCTGTCTGACAGTaccaaaagaaacatttatgacAAGTACGGCTCATTGGGTCTGTATGTGTCGCAGCAGTTTGGGGAAGAGAACGTGAACACGTATTTCATGCTCTCCAGCTGGTGGGCAAAG GGCCTGTTTGCCATCTGTGGCTTGCTGACAGGTTGCTATTTCTGTTGTTGTCTATGCTGCTGTTTTAACTGCTGTTGTGGAAAGTGCAAACCGCACACACCTGGAGAAGACGACCAGGAATTGTACGTGTCTCCAGAAGACCTTGAGGAGCAGATTCGCACGGACAACGAGAAAG ATGGCGACACTCCGATTGTGCTTCAGCCAACCAATGCTAGTGAGAAGACCCAGCTGATTGGTGATGGACACAGAACGTACACCTAA
- the crhb gene encoding corticotropin releasing hormone b isoform X2 has translation MKLNVLVTTVALLVAFPSPYECRAIDSNQPGMDPDGERQSPPLLARLGEEYFIRLGNRNLNSPRSSPDDYSEPSQYPKRALQLQLTQRLLEGKVGNIGRLDGTYALRALDSVERERRSEEPPISLDLTFHLLREVLEMARAEQMAQQAHSNRKMMEIFGK, from the coding sequence ATGAAGCTCAATGTCCTCGTCACCACCGTGGCTCTGCTCGTTGCCTTTCCATCACCGTATGAATGTAGAGCCATCGACAGCAACCAGCCAGGCATGGACCCAGATGGAGAACGACAGTCACCGCCACTTTTGGCGCGCCTTGGAGAGGAGTACTTCATCCGGCTCGGTAACAGAAATCTGAATTCCCCTCGGTCCTCACCAGACGATTATTCCGAGCCATCCCAGTATCCCAAACGAGCACTGCAGCTCCAGTTAACGCAGCGTCTGTTGGAGGGGAAAGTTGGAAACATCGGCCGCCTAGATGGCACTTACGCGCTTCGAGCGCTCGACTCAGTGGAAAGAGAGCGCAGGTCCGAGGAGCCACCGATTTCCCTGGACCTGACCTTTCATCTGCTCCGAGAAGTACTAGAGATGGCCAGAGCCGAGCAAATGGCCCAGCAAGCTCACAGCAACCGCAAAATGATGGAAATATTCGGGAAGTAA
- the trim55b gene encoding tripartite motif-containing protein 55b isoform X2 — protein MDSLEKQLICPICLELFTKPVVILPCQHNLCRKCANDIYQSSNPYLPTRGGTSMSGGRFRCPSCRHEVIMDRHGVYGLQRNLLVENIIDMYKQQYISSRPSPESKVDQPMCEVHEDEKINIYCLTCGVPTCSMCKVFGSHKDCEVAPLDSVFQTKKTELTDGIAMMVSNNDRIQGIISQLEETCRTIEENGRRQKSQVCEKFDHLYAILEDRKREMNLKVAGEKEEKLNYINGLRKKYGDHLDSMTKIMETGIQTLEEPEMAVFLKNAKSLFQKITEVSNTSHLERVERGYESMDHYSVSFKKEGRALRNIDFANEDEEEDDDDDDEDEAAVDSGPRAEQTALGGPDTLGNLDEPLPPLLPPQTPNKQTKTSTTSS, from the exons ATGGACAGCTTAGAAAAGCAGCTCATTTGTCCCATTTGTCTGGAATTGTTCACCAAACCCGTTGTGATTCTTCCTTGTCAACACAATCTCTGTCGGAAATGTGCTAATGACATTTACCAG TCTTCAAATCCATACCTTCCTACTAGAGGAGGCACATCGATGTCAGGTGGCCGTTTCAGGTGTCCGTCCTGCCGGCATGAAGTTATAATGGATCGCCATGGGGTCTACGGTCTGCAGAGAAATCTTCTGGTGGAAAACATCATTGACATGTACAAACAGCAGTACATCAG CAGCAGACCATCTCCTGAGAGCAAGGTTGACCAGCCGATGTGTGAGGTCCATGAAGACGAGAAAATCAACATCTACTGCCTGACCTGCGGTGTCCCCACTTGTTCTATGTGTAAAGTGTTTGGCTCTCATAAGGACTGTGAAGTGGCTCCCCTTGACAGCGTATTCCAgacaaaaaag ACAGAGCTCACGGATGGAATAGCAATGATGGTGAGCAATAATGACAGGATCCAAGGCATCATCAGTCAGTTAGAGGAGACCTGCAGGACCATAGAG GAAAATGGAAGGCGACAAAAATCCCAGGTGTGTGAAAAGTTCGACCACTTGTACGCTATCCTGGAGGACAGGAAAAGAGAGATGAACCTGAAAGTGGCCGGTGAAAAGGAAGAGAAATTAAACTATATCAATGGCCTCAGAAAGAAGTACGGAGATCATCTGGATTCCATGACCAAAATCATGGAGACAGGAATCCAAACACTGGAAGAACCAGAGATGGCTGTTTTCTTAAAG AATGCCAAATCCCTCTTTCAGAA AATTACAGAGGTATCGAATACCTCTCACCTGGAGAGAGTAGAGCGTGGATATGAGAGCATGGATCATTATTCTGTGAGCTTCAAGAAAGAGGGCAGGGCCCTACGCAATATTGACTTTGCCAATG AAGATGAAGAAGAggacgatgatgatgatgatgaagacgaGGCTGCGGTTGATTCCGGACCCCGGGCAGAACAGACAGCCTTAGGGGGACCGGACACACTAGGCAATTTGGACGAACCTCTACCTCCCCTCCTGCCTCCACAAaccccaaacaaacaaacaaaaacatctaCCACATCATCCTAA